A single Longimicrobium sp. DNA region contains:
- a CDS encoding ABC transporter substrate-binding protein — MSTFALLLAACGGSREPVYIGVAGPLSAANGASMKAAAEMAAAEINAKGGIGGRRPVKLVFMDDGGDPQKAIQVAKTLRDSDSIVAVIGHVGSSASIAAAPIYNALDHEGDPVVQISPASSSPALREAGDWTFRVTPTDLEFSPALAQWAAQRLGRRRAAVLYANDDYGQGVRTTFERAFQAGGGAVVTADPYLPAVLARGDELDPYLSRAIRRGADALVIGGQAEAGAKIVAAARRLGYTGPILGSDGLTGLKDAGPVAEGVFVSSAFLPDRPAAEAQRFVTSYRQRTQKLPDHRGAMTYDVMYLLSAAIEHAGTDREAIRDYVASIGNGRDGHQGVSGLIQFDEMGDVRGKEVSVGVVRGGQLVTAGRQ; from the coding sequence ATGTCCACTTTCGCTCTCCTCCTGGCCGCGTGTGGCGGGTCGCGCGAACCCGTGTACATCGGCGTGGCGGGGCCGCTGAGCGCGGCCAACGGCGCCTCGATGAAGGCGGCGGCGGAAATGGCGGCCGCCGAGATCAACGCGAAGGGCGGCATCGGCGGCCGCCGCCCCGTGAAGCTGGTGTTCATGGACGATGGGGGCGATCCGCAGAAGGCCATCCAGGTGGCGAAGACGCTTCGTGACAGCGACAGCATCGTGGCGGTGATCGGCCACGTGGGGTCGTCGGCCAGCATCGCCGCTGCCCCCATCTACAATGCGTTGGACCACGAGGGCGACCCGGTGGTGCAGATCTCCCCCGCGTCCAGCAGCCCGGCGCTGCGCGAGGCGGGGGACTGGACGTTCCGGGTGACGCCCACCGACCTGGAGTTTTCGCCCGCCCTGGCCCAGTGGGCGGCGCAGCGGCTGGGGCGCCGGCGCGCGGCGGTGCTGTATGCCAACGACGATTACGGGCAGGGCGTGCGCACCACCTTCGAGCGCGCCTTCCAGGCCGGCGGGGGCGCGGTGGTCACGGCCGACCCGTACCTGCCCGCCGTGCTGGCCCGCGGCGACGAGCTGGATCCGTACCTGTCGCGGGCCATCCGGCGCGGCGCGGATGCGCTGGTCATCGGCGGGCAGGCCGAGGCGGGCGCCAAGATCGTGGCCGCGGCGCGGCGGCTGGGGTACACGGGCCCCATCCTGGGGTCCGACGGCCTGACGGGGCTCAAGGACGCGGGGCCGGTGGCCGAGGGGGTGTTCGTCAGCTCGGCGTTCCTCCCGGACCGCCCTGCCGCGGAGGCGCAGCGGTTCGTGACGAGCTATCGCCAGCGCACGCAGAAGCTGCCGGATCACCGTGGGGCGATGACCTACGACGTCATGTACCTGCTGAGCGCGGCCATCGAGCACGCCGGCACCGACCGCGAGGCCATCCGCGACTACGTGGCGTCCATCGGCAACGGGCGCGACGGGCACCAGGGCGTTTCGGGGCTCATCCAGTTCGACGAGATGGGCGACGTGCGCGGCAAGGAGGTTTCGGTGGGCGTCGTGCGGGGCGGGCAGCTGGTGACGGCCGGCAGGCAATAG
- a CDS encoding DUF2188 domain-containing protein, producing the protein MAKRKAPPEPLFDEADLDPNAPRLYISRNGVGWELRSAEGALVGVHDSQSTAIDAAREISKVRFSEILVEGSTGRFVWQLDQRPEWLEIVARLGPGGFRTWYQDDE; encoded by the coding sequence ATGGCCAAGCGAAAGGCTCCACCCGAACCCCTGTTCGACGAGGCGGACCTGGACCCGAATGCCCCGCGGCTCTACATCAGCCGCAACGGGGTAGGCTGGGAACTCCGGTCCGCCGAGGGCGCGCTTGTGGGCGTGCACGATTCCCAGTCGACCGCGATCGATGCCGCGCGCGAGATTTCCAAGGTTCGGTTCTCCGAGATCCTGGTCGAAGGCTCAACCGGCAGGTTCGTCTGGCAACTGGACCAGCGTCCGGAGTGGCTCGAAATTGTGGCGAGGCTTGGCCCGGGGGGATTCAGGACATGGTATCAGGATGACGAGTAG
- a CDS encoding Glu/Leu/Phe/Val dehydrogenase, protein MELFSLMGEHDHEQVVFCQEPSCGYKGIIAIHNTVLGPALGGTRFWNYNNDQEAFVDSLRLSRGMTYKASVAGLNLGGGKSVILGDPRSTNREEIFRAHGRFVETLKGRYITAEDVGTSVDDMEFVAMETEHVTGRAQTSGDPSPVTAYGVYRGIKAAAMAKYGSDSLSGKRVTVQGVGHVGYYLCQNLASEGARLVVTDIDQERVQRIVHEFGAEAVAPDAIYGVEADIYAPSALGATVNDDTIPLLKVDIVAGAANNVLGEARHGDDLHARGILYAPDYVINAGGLINVYGELNGWTAERSMRKAGDIYTTLLRIFELSANAGLPTYVAADRIAEERIAAVGKIQQTWV, encoded by the coding sequence ATGGAACTCTTTTCGCTGATGGGCGAGCACGACCACGAGCAGGTGGTGTTCTGCCAGGAGCCTTCGTGCGGCTACAAGGGGATCATCGCGATCCACAACACGGTGCTCGGCCCCGCGCTGGGTGGCACGCGGTTCTGGAACTACAACAACGACCAGGAAGCGTTCGTCGACTCCCTGCGCCTGTCGCGCGGCATGACGTACAAGGCCTCCGTGGCCGGGCTGAACCTGGGCGGCGGCAAGTCGGTGATCCTGGGCGACCCTCGCAGCACCAACCGCGAGGAGATCTTCCGCGCGCACGGCCGCTTCGTGGAGACGCTCAAGGGCCGCTACATCACGGCCGAGGACGTGGGCACGTCGGTCGACGACATGGAGTTCGTGGCCATGGAGACGGAACACGTCACCGGCCGCGCGCAGACGTCGGGTGACCCGTCTCCCGTCACCGCGTACGGCGTGTACCGCGGCATCAAGGCGGCCGCGATGGCCAAGTACGGCTCCGACAGCCTGAGCGGCAAGCGGGTGACGGTACAGGGCGTGGGGCACGTGGGCTACTACCTGTGCCAGAACCTGGCCTCCGAGGGCGCCCGCCTGGTGGTGACCGACATCGACCAGGAGCGGGTGCAGCGCATCGTGCACGAGTTCGGCGCCGAGGCGGTGGCGCCCGACGCCATCTACGGCGTCGAGGCCGACATCTACGCGCCCAGCGCGCTGGGCGCCACCGTGAACGACGACACCATCCCGCTGCTGAAGGTGGACATCGTCGCGGGCGCCGCCAACAACGTGCTGGGCGAGGCGCGCCACGGCGACGACCTGCACGCGCGCGGCATCCTGTACGCCCCCGACTACGTGATCAACGCCGGCGGGCTGATCAACGTGTACGGCGAGCTGAACGGGTGGACGGCCGAGCGCTCCATGCGCAAGGCGGGCGACATCTACACCACCCTGCTGCGCATCTTCGAGCTGTCGGCGAACGCGGGGCTGCCCACCTACGTGGCCGCCGACCGTATCGCCGAGGAGCGAATCGCCGCCGTGGGCAAGATCCAGCAGACCTGGGTCTGA